Proteins encoded together in one Coregonus clupeaformis isolate EN_2021a chromosome 30, ASM2061545v1, whole genome shotgun sequence window:
- the rab5if gene encoding uncharacterized protein RAB5IF, with the protein MTNGSKRKEEVHLANGGVKQSTWSKVLNSTAVWEDKDEFLDVIYWIRQIIALILGVIWGVAPLKGFLGIAIFCVINAGVLYVYFSSFQQVDEEEYGGTWELTKEGFMTSFALFLVVWIIFYTALHHD; encoded by the exons ATGACGAACGGTTCAAAGAGGAAAGAAGAAGTTCATCTCGCCAATGGGGGTGTAAAGCAGTCCACATGGAGCAAAGTCTTAAACAGTACCGCTGTATGGGAAGATAAG GATGAGTTTTTAGATGTGATCTACTGGATTCGACAGATCATCGCGCTCATCCTTGGAGTGATATGGGGCGTTGCACCACTAAAAGGCTTCCTAGGAATAGCCAT ATTCTGTGTCATCAACGCGGGGGTCCTGTATGTGTACTTCAGCAGCTTTCAGCAGGTGGACGAGGAGGAATATGGAGGAACGTGGGAACTCACCAAAGAAGGCTTCATGACATCCTTTGCATTATTCCTG GTGGTGTGGATAATATTTTACACAGCACTTCATCATGACTGA